A single window of Enterobacteriaceae bacterium ESL0689 DNA harbors:
- the def gene encoding peptide deformylase: MAVLHVLHIPDERLRKIAEPVKEVNAEIRRIIDDMFETMYAEEGIGLAATQVDIHQRIIVIDISENRQQPLVFINPELQGKTGETGIEEGCLSIPEQRALVPRAETVNVRALNRDGEWFELHADGLLAICIQHEMDHLVGKLFIDYLSPLKQQRIRQKVEKLDRLRMRT, encoded by the coding sequence ATGGCAGTTTTGCATGTATTACATATCCCGGACGAGCGACTGCGAAAAATCGCTGAGCCGGTCAAAGAAGTCAATGCGGAAATTCGACGTATCATTGATGATATGTTTGAAACAATGTATGCAGAAGAAGGCATTGGTCTGGCAGCGACCCAGGTCGATATCCATCAGCGTATTATCGTCATTGATATTTCTGAAAACCGCCAGCAACCATTGGTCTTTATCAATCCTGAATTACAGGGAAAAACGGGTGAGACGGGCATTGAAGAAGGATGCTTATCTATCCCGGAACAACGGGCATTAGTCCCACGCGCTGAAACAGTCAATGTTCGGGCATTAAATCGTGATGGTGAATGGTTCGAGTTACATGCTGATGGGTTGCTGGCTATCTGTATTCAGCATGAAATGGATCATCTGGTGGGTAAATTGTTTATCGATTATCTGTCACCGCTTAAACAACAACGTATTCGCCAGAAGGTTGAAAAACTGGATCGTTTGCGTATGCGTACCTGA
- the dprA gene encoding DNA-protecting protein DprA yields the protein MTSTEIWLRLMKVNNLYGDTMMLVAKRLCGVPVIDSETLHACGLSVAQSKQFLNHSQKEIDDTIAWLEHADHTLLLADDPLYPPQLRAITDYPGAILVWGDVSILSSVQVAIVGSRVHSWYGAHWGQQFSATLARDGITITSGLAIGIDGVAHRGALEAKGKTIAVLGNGLNSVYPRRHTTLAKQVVESGGALLSEFSLVTPPLPGNFPRRNRIISGLSVGVLVIEAALKSGSLVTVRCALEQGRDIFALPGPIASPGSAGPHWLMKQGAIPVTSAEDIIEYYQPALRRRHDLPDRKRYQQSSPAELRSPVLAGVGDEVTSVDVIAERVGLPVSVVVAQLLELELSGQVMAVSGGYVRLRRASYVP from the coding sequence ATGACCTCTACAGAGATCTGGCTACGTTTAATGAAAGTCAATAACCTGTATGGTGACACCATGATGCTGGTGGCTAAACGGTTATGTGGGGTTCCTGTGATTGATAGTGAAACATTACATGCTTGCGGGCTGAGTGTGGCGCAATCGAAGCAGTTTCTGAACCATAGCCAGAAAGAAATTGACGATACGATCGCCTGGCTGGAACACGCTGATCACACTCTGTTGCTGGCAGATGACCCATTATATCCTCCACAACTGCGAGCCATTACTGATTATCCTGGCGCTATACTGGTATGGGGCGACGTATCAATACTTAGCAGTGTACAGGTGGCTATTGTTGGCAGTCGTGTTCACTCCTGGTATGGCGCACATTGGGGGCAGCAGTTTAGTGCAACGTTAGCACGCGACGGTATAACAATTACCAGTGGTCTGGCGATAGGTATTGACGGTGTTGCTCACCGGGGAGCGCTGGAGGCGAAAGGGAAAACCATTGCGGTACTTGGGAATGGTTTGAATTCTGTTTACCCTCGTCGCCATACTACGCTGGCCAAACAGGTGGTGGAAAGTGGGGGAGCACTACTTTCTGAGTTTTCTCTGGTCACTCCTCCATTACCAGGCAATTTTCCGCGTCGTAATCGTATCATTAGTGGGCTTAGTGTGGGGGTTCTGGTCATCGAAGCGGCCCTCAAGAGTGGGTCATTGGTCACTGTACGTTGTGCTTTGGAACAAGGGCGGGATATTTTTGCCCTGCCTGGGCCTATAGCAAGTCCCGGTTCGGCTGGGCCACATTGGCTAATGAAGCAAGGTGCCATTCCGGTGACTTCAGCGGAAGATATTATTGAATATTATCAGCCAGCGTTACGGAGACGACATGATTTACCTGATCGCAAACGTTATCAGCAGTCATCTCCCGCAGAATTACGCTCACCTGTGCTGGCGGGGGTCGGTGATGAGGTTACATCTGTTGATGTGATTGCTGAACGTGTGGGGCTACCCGTGTCTGTGGTTGTCGCGCAGTTACTTGAACTGGAGTTGTCGGGGCAGGTGATGGCCGTGTCTGGTGGTTATGTCCGATTACGCAGAGCAAGTTATGTTCCCTGA
- a CDS encoding topoisomerase DNA-binding C4 zinc finger domain-containing protein: MTKSALFSMPKNESCPQCGGALTIRSGKHGPFLGCSCYPGCNYVRALKSHADGHIVKILENQYCPACGAVMVLRQGRFGMFIGCSRYPECEHTESIDKPDKTAITCPQCGHGQLIQRRSRFGKIFYACDCYPDCQFAINQQPVAGECPECHYPLLIKKKTAQGNRCFCASKQCGKLIAVDTEQ, from the coding sequence ATGACTAAATCAGCGCTATTTTCGATGCCTAAAAATGAATCCTGCCCACAATGTGGAGGCGCACTGACCATCCGCTCCGGAAAACATGGCCCCTTTCTTGGGTGCTCATGTTATCCGGGTTGTAACTACGTTCGAGCTCTGAAAAGTCATGCGGATGGTCACATTGTGAAAATACTGGAGAATCAATATTGCCCAGCCTGTGGTGCTGTTATGGTGTTACGTCAGGGGCGTTTTGGTATGTTTATCGGTTGTAGCCGCTATCCGGAATGTGAACATACTGAATCTATTGATAAACCAGATAAAACAGCAATAACATGTCCACAGTGTGGTCATGGGCAACTGATCCAGCGTCGTTCTCGTTTCGGCAAGATTTTTTACGCTTGTGATTGTTATCCCGATTGTCAGTTTGCGATCAATCAACAACCCGTAGCAGGGGAATGCCCGGAATGTCACTATCCACTGTTAATCAAGAAGAAAACAGCACAAGGCAACAGATGCTTTTGTGCCAGTAAACAATGTGGGAAGCTGATTGCAGTGGATACCGAACAGTGA
- the tsaC gene encoding L-threonylcarbamoyladenylate synthase type 1 TsaC encodes MNNNRHSDMITNAIAILHNKHVIAYPTEAVFGLGCDPDSEIAVMRLLELKRRPVEKGLLLIAASFEQLMPYIDDSSLSQEQRTAVFSRWPGAVTFVFPASATTPFWLTGHFNSLAIRVSDHPLVIELCEAYGKPLVSTSANLSGQPPCRTVAEIQAQFGACFPVVEGVTGGRQNPSEIRDALTGELFRQG; translated from the coding sequence GTGAATAATAATCGGCACTCAGATATGATCACCAATGCGATAGCGATTCTGCATAATAAACATGTTATCGCTTATCCGACAGAGGCTGTTTTTGGTCTGGGTTGTGATCCCGACAGTGAAATAGCGGTCATGCGTTTGCTTGAGCTTAAACGACGCCCTGTTGAGAAAGGATTGCTACTTATTGCTGCCAGCTTTGAGCAATTGATGCCTTATATTGATGATTCATCGCTCAGTCAGGAGCAACGTACAGCGGTTTTCTCGCGTTGGCCTGGTGCGGTAACTTTTGTCTTTCCGGCGAGTGCTACAACACCATTCTGGTTAACCGGGCACTTCAATTCTCTGGCGATACGAGTTAGCGATCATCCGCTGGTCATTGAATTATGTGAGGCTTATGGCAAACCGCTGGTATCAACGAGCGCCAATTTGTCCGGACAACCTCCTTGTCGTACTGTTGCCGAAATACAGGCGCAGTTTGGTGCCTGTTTTCCAGTGGTAGAAGGGGTAACAGGTGGACGTCAAAACCCGTCTGAAATTCGCGATGCCTTGACGGGTGAACTTTTTCGTCAGGGGTAA
- the aroE gene encoding shikimate dehydrogenase: MEPYAVFGNPINHSKSPVIHQLFAQQLQITYPYGRILAPKDGFTNALNTFFNHGGKGANVTVPFKAEAFDRADELTERAAMAGAVNTLKRLEDGRLLGDNTDGVGLLSDLDRLEFISPGCQVLLIGAGGAARGVLQPLLSRGCFITLVNRTHQRAQELAKAFIPLGNIRTMEIASLAGQSFNLIINATSSGINGEVPVLPPSIITPDVCCYDMFYQSGHTPFIDWCQKYGATRCADGLGMLVAQAAHATLLWHGILPDISPVIQTLSKELYA, translated from the coding sequence ATGGAACCTTATGCTGTATTTGGCAACCCGATTAATCACAGTAAATCACCAGTCATACATCAGCTCTTTGCTCAGCAATTGCAAATCACCTATCCCTATGGACGAATACTGGCACCGAAAGACGGTTTTACCAATGCCCTGAATACCTTCTTTAACCACGGGGGAAAAGGTGCCAATGTTACTGTACCATTTAAGGCAGAAGCATTTGATCGGGCGGATGAACTGACAGAGAGAGCCGCGATGGCAGGAGCGGTAAATACGCTGAAACGGCTGGAGGATGGCCGTCTGCTAGGGGATAACACTGACGGTGTTGGGTTATTGAGTGATCTGGACAGACTGGAATTTATTAGTCCAGGCTGTCAGGTATTACTTATTGGTGCGGGTGGTGCAGCGCGTGGTGTCCTGCAACCCCTTTTATCACGAGGCTGTTTTATTACGCTCGTCAATCGTACCCACCAGCGTGCTCAGGAACTGGCAAAAGCGTTTATCCCACTGGGGAACATTCGTACTATGGAAATCGCATCGCTGGCAGGTCAGTCTTTTAATCTGATTATTAATGCGACATCCAGCGGTATAAATGGTGAAGTTCCGGTACTCCCCCCATCGATCATTACGCCAGATGTCTGTTGTTATGACATGTTTTATCAGAGCGGTCATACGCCATTTATCGACTGGTGTCAGAAATACGGTGCTACAAGGTGTGCTGATGGCTTAGGCATGTTAGTGGCTCAGGCGGCTCATGCAACGCTATTGTGGCATGGAATATTACCTGATATATCACCTGTTATTCAGACGTTATCGAAGGAATTGTATGCATGA
- a CDS encoding DUF1488 domain-containing protein, producing MNQAIQFPEREEWDTHRQCVTFPALVNGMQLTCAISAITLAQRFGGEDPTQWLAAFRHHRWDLEDEADELIRHQQEDDQGWVWLS from the coding sequence ATGAATCAGGCTATTCAGTTCCCTGAGCGAGAAGAGTGGGACACGCATCGTCAATGCGTTACGTTCCCGGCACTGGTTAATGGTATGCAACTTACATGTGCTATCAGCGCAATAACATTAGCCCAGCGGTTTGGTGGTGAAGATCCCACGCAGTGGCTGGCAGCATTTCGTCATCATCGCTGGGATCTGGAGGACGAAGCTGATGAACTGATCCGCCATCAACAGGAGGATGATCAAGGCTGGGTCTGGCTTTCCTGA
- a CDS encoding gamma carbonic anhydrase family protein, giving the protein MPDNLRPYKDTLPRTGERVMIDKTSVVIGDVEIADDVSIWPLVVSRADVNSIQIGARTNIQDGSVLHVTHKSPHQPQGKSLIIGEEVTIGHKTILHGCRIGNRVLVGMGTIILDGVIVEDDVIIGAGSLVPQNKHLKSGYLYFGHPVKPARSLTEAELTRLRDSASNYVNWKDDYLNQESQTQP; this is encoded by the coding sequence ATGCCTGACAATTTACGTCCTTATAAAGATACATTGCCGAGAACAGGCGAGCGGGTGATGATCGATAAAACCAGCGTCGTTATCGGTGATGTCGAAATAGCTGATGATGTGAGCATCTGGCCACTGGTGGTGAGCCGCGCGGACGTTAACTCAATACAAATAGGTGCTCGTACTAATATTCAGGATGGTAGCGTACTACACGTTACACATAAATCACCGCATCAGCCACAAGGAAAGTCACTTATCATTGGCGAAGAGGTTACCATTGGACATAAGACGATATTACATGGCTGTCGTATCGGTAATCGGGTACTGGTAGGGATGGGAACCATCATACTGGATGGTGTCATCGTAGAAGATGATGTCATTATTGGTGCGGGTAGTCTGGTACCACAAAACAAACATCTGAAGAGTGGTTATCTCTATTTTGGTCATCCTGTTAAGCCAGCCCGTTCCCTGACAGAGGCAGAGCTAACAAGATTACGCGATTCAGCCAGCAATTATGTCAACTGGAAAGATGATTATCTGAATCAGGAAAGCCAGACCCAGCCTTGA